In Phycisphaerales bacterium, the sequence ATCCATCGCCGTGGCCAGCGGCCTCATCCTCGCCCTCGCCGCACTCTTCGCGCCCACGCATGGTGTCCTCGCCCGCACGCTCCGTCAGAAGCGACTCACGCGCGAGATTGCCCTCGACGACCTTCTCGCCATGCTCTACCGCGCCAAGGAGATCGAGGCCGAGCCACTTTCGGTCGCCTCTCTCGGTTTCGCGGCAGAACCCAGGACACTCGCCATCGCGCGCCAGGCCGATCTCATCGCTCTCGCCAACGATCGAGTCACGCTCACGCCATCCGGTCTCGATCGCGCCCGGAATCTCGTCCGAACCCACCGCCTCTGGGAGACCTACCTCGTCGACGAGGCCGGCCTCGCCCCCGACCACGTCCACGACATCGCCGAAAAACTCGAACACACGAATCTCACACCTCCAGATGCCGAACACGACCCCCACGGGCGTCGTATTCCCTCAGAATGACGTGTATGTTCAATATGCGAACAAAATAAGAACGAGTCTGGCATGGGTTGCTCAACCGACTTATCGCCCCACATCTCTGCAACCGCCCCCAACATCCACCGCATCCCTCGCTTGCATTCAACCGAAGACTCTGATAGTGTGTATGTCGTCTACTCGTGGGTTCTTTGGGCGTCTCTCAGCGCCTAGGGGTTCGGCCAGCGCATTCCGCCTCGCCGATTGTCGTTCGGAGGTCATCATGAAGATGCGTTCGTTGGCTCTCAAGCGTCATGGATTCACGCTCATCGAGTTGCTCGTGGTCATCGCGATCATCGCGCTCCTCATCAGCCTTCTCCTCCCCGCGCTCAGCAAGGCCAAGGTCGTCGCCAAAACGCTGAAAGAGCAAGCCATCGGCCACGAGATGGTCGTCGCCTCCGCCGGATACCAATCCGACTCCAAGGACAAGATCCTCCCCGGCGGCTGCCACTGGGCCTGGAACCATGCCCCCGCCAATCGATACAGCATCTTCCCCGGCGATCCGTGGAACACCCGCCGTCGCCTCGAAGGGTCCATCACCAAGGCCTGGACCCTCTACTACCTCGCCTGGAACACCTTCCCCCTCGAAGGCATCCAGATCGACAAGGCCACTTTTATCGCGTTCAACTCACGTGCGAACACCGGCTTCGCCGCCGCAGGTGGTTTCTGGCAATACGGCTCGACCGAGGCCGCCGGTGCGTTCGCCTGGCACCCCTCGCTCGGTATGAACACCACGTACTACGGCGGTAACTACTCCTTCGGTGCGTTCCGCGGCCAGAGCGCTCCCGTGACCAACCCACCCGATCTGAACTCTGGATACGGCAACCCCACTCCCGCTGGCAACCCACGAGCCTCCGGTGGCCAGTTCTACGTCCAGCGCGGCGCCGATGTCCGTTACCCCAGCACCATGCTCCAGTTCGCCTCCGCTCGCGGCGGTGACATTCAGTCCGGCGGCGCCTTCTGGGGCTATGGCCAGACGATTCCCAACTCCGGCGTTATCCGCCCCGGCTACTACACCGTCTCCGCCCCCGTCGCCTCGCCCTATGCCCGCGGTGGGTTCAACGCCGCATACACCCTCGCCAACGCCTGGAACCCCTCCAACAAGTTCAACCCCGCCGCCGTCGCCGGCACCTGGGGCATGATGGACATGCGCTACGAAGGCAAGGCCGTCACCGCCATGGTCGATGGGCATGTCGAGATGCAGAACCTCGAGCAACTCCGCGACATGCGCAAGTGGTCCAACGTCGCCACCAGCGCCAACTGGACCTTCCCAACCTCGGCCGCCCAGATCAACTGGTAAGCCGTCGTCAATCCCAACGCACTCATGAGCAACCGGCCCGAACTCGGGCCGGTTGTTTTTTCCTCTGGAGGCTAAAGACGACCGAGGGAACGCCGCTGTCCCAGACCGCGTCCCTGAGGCCATTCACACATTCTGGAATCCATCCGCAACCCGCTCGCAACCGCCTGACTCCCGTCCCTGTACGCTTCTTCGTCGTGTCGGCTTGACGACTCGCCACCACCGGAGACGCTCGCATGTCCTCCCCTCGCCGCGCCCTCACGCTCCTCGAAGTCCTCGTCGCCCTCGCGGTCCTCATCCTGTTCCTCGCCACGGCCTTCCCCGCGCGCCGCGCCACGCTCGACGCCGCCAGCGCCGCGCGCGAACTCGCCGCCGCCAAGGACCAACTCATCGCCCTGCGGTCCTACGCCAGTGACAACCGAGGCCGCATCATGCCCTCCGCCGCCCACTGGGCCTGGGTCCACCAGCCCGAATCCGCCTACAGCCTCTTCCCGCGCAATCCCTGGAACACATCGCGTCGCATGAGCGGCAGCGAGGTCAAGGTCTGGACGCTCCACCTCATGGGCGCCGGATATCTCCGCCCCGAGACCTTCGTCGTCGATCGCGCCACACGCAACGTCTTCGATGCACGCTCGCCGCTCCCCCAAACCGTCTCCGCCAATATCGAGTCCTACACCATCTCCTCGCGCCAAACCGCCTACGCC encodes:
- a CDS encoding prepilin-type N-terminal cleavage/methylation domain-containing protein; the encoded protein is MKMRSLALKRHGFTLIELLVVIAIIALLISLLLPALSKAKVVAKTLKEQAIGHEMVVASAGYQSDSKDKILPGGCHWAWNHAPANRYSIFPGDPWNTRRRLEGSITKAWTLYYLAWNTFPLEGIQIDKATFIAFNSRANTGFAAAGGFWQYGSTEAAGAFAWHPSLGMNTTYYGGNYSFGAFRGQSAPVTNPPDLNSGYGNPTPAGNPRASGGQFYVQRGADVRYPSTMLQFASARGGDIQSGGAFWGYGQTIPNSGVIRPGYYTVSAPVASPYARGGFNAAYTLANAWNPSNKFNPAAVAGTWGMMDMRYEGKAVTAMVDGHVEMQNLEQLRDMRKWSNVATSANWTFPTSAAQINW